In Cyclobacteriaceae bacterium, the DNA window ACTGTTCTCACATTAGTGATCTGAAGTGCATCATCTATTGGACCGAATTCAACATTACTGGCATCTCTGACGTCTGTTCCAAAGAACTCAAGATTATAAGTAGCGATATCAAGTGTTTGCGTACGGTCGGTTGCAGACAATATTATATTCCTTGTAGCCACTCCTGCTGATGCATTCGTGATGAGTCCTGAAAAAGTTTCAGGAGTAACACCCGGTGCTATGAACTTAACATATACTACCTGCTGAGCATTGGCCTCCAAAGCTGTAAAAGATATTGAGGAGCTGAATGCAGTATTGTCTTTTGAAACCTGAAAGTTTGCAGGCGCCACAATGTTAATTCCACTGGCAAGATTGTAACCTTTGGTTGTGTAGGATTTAACCATTCCACTGGCAGAGAATGTTATTCCGGAAGGTGAAGCCTGCAAATACGTTGAAGTGGTGTTGGTGATATTGATCTCATCCAATGACCACCGTGCAGCAGCGGCGGCGGTAGAGGTATAAACAAATGCGATATAAACATTCTGGCCGGCATACGCTGACAGATCTACATTGCTTAGCGTCCAGTCTGCCAAAGCTGTGCTGGTAGATCCCACGGCAACAGTTGGAAAACTTCCATTAATATCAGTCCAGGTTGCTGACTGAGGAATTCCTTGTCCTGAATAATTGGTAGATATCTTCAGTTGAAGACCATTTCCAACAAATGAAAATTGTGAATAAAATGAAAGCGCTGCATTGGTGCCCAGGGTTGCCTTTGGAGATATGAGCCAATCTTCGTTTGCAACTGCAACTCCTGAGAAACCATTCATCCGCATACCTTTTGAGCCTCTTCCAAAATCAGAGCAAGCCCATGTCTGGTCACCGGTTGAACTATATTGGGTGAATGATGCTGTTCCATCGCATGTATTAAAATTTTCAGTGAACAGAGCGCCAGTGGTAGCGTCTATTTTTGTTGGATTAGCCTGAATATTCGGAACATTATCTTCAGCAACGATGTAAACAGAATATGCTGTACCTGGTAAAAGACTTGTCAGAACTGTTGAATACTCAGTGCCGGTAGCAGGGACGCTTATCATACCGAAGAAGCCTGTTGAAAGAGTGCCGCCGGCAGCATTTAATCCTGCCTTAATTTGTGCAGAAGATGGTGCAGCATCGGCTGAACCCACCACTGCAAAATATGTTTTACCCTGTTCGGTCTGACTGGTACGAATTGTAAAACCAAATGGAGTGATGGTATTGATGACAGGATAATTCGCTGAGAAATCCGGAGGTGTTAGATCACCCGCCGTGTTGGTTCTTACATCCAATCGTACTGCGACGGCCTGAATATTAGGAGTAACATCTTCAGCTATGACATAAACATCATAATCTGTTCCGTCAGCGAGACTTGAAACTGTTGTAGTGTAATCCGTGGACCCTGCTGCAACATTGATCATACCACTGAAGCCGGCTGCAACCGCGACTCCGGTGCCATCTTCTCCTGCTTTTACATTTCCTGGTGTGGGTTCGCTTGCTCCGTCCGCTACAACAACAAAATATGTTTTGCCTGCTTCATTAAGATTGGTCACAAGATCAAAACCGGAAGCTGTAGGGTTTATTGCCTTTGGATAATTGGCCGTGAAAGCGGGTGCCGAAAGATCACCGGCGGTGAATGTTAAATTAACATCGTCGATACCCGTCAACGGACGAGAATTAGATCCGGTGGTACCATTTATTGCTACTAATCTTATCCATATCACATCAGAAATATTATCCAGTGCTGTTCCAAAGTTTACAGTGACATCTGTACTTCCCCAGGTCGCTGCTGATAACGTAGTGGAAACAACAGCAGGTGTTGTCGTTACTGCGGTGAAGGTTGATGGAGAGGCACCCGTTCCATAATCAACTCTCCACGTTGTCGTACGTCCCAGCGCTCCCGGATCCAGTGACATGATCTTAAACGATAATGAGAGATTGGTAATACCTGTTGTATTGCTCAGCTGAAGAACAAATGCAGCTCCCGGATCACCAAAAGATCCGGTTTGACGCACTGCCAAAGCACGATTAGTTGAATTATTCTGATCCGTTGCTGTGCTGGTTGTAGTAAGGCCTGTGGCAGAAGCAACATTCTTAAAGTTTCCACCCGTATTGCTCCAATTCAAAACTCCAGCTGAAAATGCCGGGGATGTTCCCAAAGCAGATGCTGTTGCTCCCGATCTGATCGACCAGCCTGCTGGCAAACCGTCTGCGGTCAGTGCATTAAAGTTTTGTTGATAGGGTGAAGCAACTAACGTAACCTGTGCAGAAGCTGTGGTTGCGTAAAGTAAAATGAAACAACATACGGTCGTGATGGATAGTAAAATTCTTTTCATAGGCGGTGTTAATAATCAGCGAAAATCTCACAATAGATCCCGGAATTAAATATAATGACATTATATTTTCATTACTAATTATAGAACAATGAGAATCGGGAAGTTGGGAATCAAGAACCCATAAAATAAAAAACCCTGCCATTGGAGATAGCAGGGCTTAAAGTAAAAATTTAAATGGATTACATATTCTTCACAACTTCTTTTGCGAATTCGGAGCACTTCAACAAAGTAGCACCTTCCATCTGACGGTGGAAATCGTATGTGACGCGCTTGGAAGCAATTGCTCCATCAAGACCCTTATATATAAGCCCGGCAACTTCAAGCCAGCCCATATATTCAAACATCATGGCGCCGGAAAGAATTACTGATCCCGGATTTACCTTATCCTGGCCTGCATACTTAGGGGCAGTTCCGTGAGTTGCTTCAAAAATAGCATAGCCCGTTTGATAATTGATATTACCGCCTGGTGCGATTCCAATACCACCAACGATCGCTGCCAATGCATCAGAAATATAATCTCCATTAAGATTCAATGTTGCCACAACAGAATATTCATCAGGACGTAACAATATCTGCTGAAGGAAAGCATCAGCAATAGAATCCTTGATGATCAATTTATGTCCGTCTCTTTCGATGACCTGCCATGGGCCGCCATCAAGATCTACTGCACCATACTCACGTTTTGCAAGTTCATATCCCCAATCACGGAAGCCACCCTCGGTGAACTTCATGATGTTTCCTTTATGAACCAATGTAAGATTTGGCTTCTTGTGCTTCAATGCAAAATCAAGCGCTGATCTTACAAGACGCTCTGTTCCTTCTTTAGAAACTGGTTTGATACCGATACCCGAAGTTTCCGGGAAACGGATTTTCTTGTATTGCTTAGGGAATGATTCCTTGAACCAGGTCATGAACTTCTTGTTGTCTTCAGAGCCTTGTTGGAATTCAATTCCTGCATAAATATCTTCAGTGTTCTCTCGGAAAATCGTCATGTCAGTCTTGTGCGGTTCTTTCACAGGAGAAGGAACACCTTTGAACCAACGAACAGGACGCAAGCAGGCATACAGATCAAGATCCTGACGCAGTGCAACATTCAATGAGCGAATACCACCACCAACAGGAGTTGTCAACGGTCCTTTGATACCAACAAGATATTCCTTGAATGCAGTGAGTGTTGCCTCAGGCATCCAGTTTCCTGTTTTGTTAAATGCTTTTTCTCCTGCCAGAACTTCCTTCCATTCTATTTTGCGTTTGCCTTTGTAGGCTTTTTCTACCGCAGAGTCAAATACTAATTTGGAAGCAGGCCAGATATCGACACCGGTACCATCACCTTCAATAAAAGGAATGACTGGGGAGTCTGGAACTGTTAGCTTTCCGTTGCTGATGCTGATTTTTTGCTCACTCATGGTTATACGTGTTGAAGTGGTTATGTTGCGTTGAATTGCAGGGCCGAAGATAGAAAATTAAGGCCATCCAAAAAGATTTTTTACATAGCATCGTTAGTATCAGAAAGTCAGTTTTTTATGAAAATACTTGCGTTTTTGGCCTTAGGGCTCATATTCTCTTTCTCATCAGAACAGCCTTTTCTGAAAGATGATGAGGTTTGTCTTACCGTTGAAGAAAAGAAACTGTACGACCTTATCATGCAGTACCGGAAGAGTAAAAATCTCAAGCCAATCCCCTATTCTGCCCGGCTCAGTAAAGTAGCTCAGGCGCATGTAAGAGATCTCAATAAAAATTACGACTACGAGAATCGCGGTGAATGCAATCCACACAGCTGGTCCGACAAGGGAAACTGGAGTGCATGCTGTTATACCGCGGATCACTCAAAGGCATCCTGCATGTGGGATAAGCCAAAAGAGATCGCGGAGTACCCGGGAGCTGGTTATGAAATTGCATACTATAGTTCAGCAGGCGCAACAGCCTCAGAAGGATTAGAGGGCTGGAAAAAAAGTCAGGGACATAATCCATTACTTATCAACTCCGGAAGCTGGAGCAAGCTTGAATGGAAAGCCGTTGGAATCGGAATCTATGGAGAGTATGGAGTGGTGTGGTTTGGTGAGACCGAAGACAAATCGAAAATGAAAGTATGTGACTGAGTTGAATTACATCATTGTCAATACTTCTCTTCCTGATTTGGGAATGATTTCGTCTTCACATCATCAACATACTTATTCAGCGCACCGGTAATGACTGTATCGAGGTCGGCATAGCGACGAAGAAAACGCGGCTTGAATTCTTTTGTGATTCCGAGTATATCCTGTAAAACCAATACCTGTCCATCCACTTCGGGACCAGCGCCAATTCCAATTACCGGAATCTTTACAGATGACGCTACCCTGCCTGCAAGATCAGCGGGAATCTTTTCTACGACCAAAGCAAAACATCCGCACTCTTCAAGAAGCTTTGCGTCTTCGAGAAGTTTATCGGCCTCATCTTTTTCTTTTGCACGAACAGTATACGTTCCGAATTTATAAATTGACTGTGGAGTTAATCCAAGGTGGCCCATTACAGGAACACCGGCGCTGAGAATTCTCAGAACAGAATCTTTTATCTCACTTCCACCTTCCATTTTCACTGCATGTGCTCCGGACTCCTTCATGATGCGGATGGAGGATCGTAATGCCTCACCTGAACTCCCCTGATAGTGACCGAAAGGAATGTCCACCACGACTAATGCCCGCTTCACTCCTCTCACCACCGAAGTTGCGTGATAGATCATCTGATCCAGAGTGATGGGCAAAGTGGTTTCATTTCCAGCCATCACGTTGGATGCTGAATCGCCAACCAGAATTACGTCCATGCCTGCATTGTCGACGATCTTTGCCATGCTGAAATCGTATGCCGTAAGCATGGCAATCTTTTCACCACGGATCTTCATCTCGCGAAGTTGATGCGTTGTTATTCGCTTAACCTCTGCTTTCTTGTGCACTGACATGTTCGATTTTTTTTTAATGGAGATAAACCGCAGACTTCTTTCCCAAAACCACTTCAACATGTTCTGCAAGCGTGGTGGATAATTCGTATCCTGTATAATTTGGTTGAACTGGGAACCTCGGATGACTTCTGTTTACCAGAACTGCTACTTCAATTTTCTTTACTTCAATCGCAAGAAAGGGTTTCATCCCATAGGCAAGCACGCGACCAGTATTCAAAACATCGTCAATCAAAATGACTGTCTTTTTCTTTAATTCATCCAGGCTGATATCGAGTGTGACCTCACTCTTCTGAGGAGATTCTTTATCCACCGTGACCTTGCAAGTGATCACATTCAACTTTGAAATGCTGAGAAGTTCTTTTTCAAGCAATTGAGCCAGTGCATAACCCTGTCCATCAATTCCTGCAAGTGCTATTACTTTCTCTGAAAAATTGTTTTCATAGATCTCATATGCCATTCGTCTTATCTTCTGACGAACCTGCGCATCTTCCAGCACTAAATTCTTTTCAGATGTCATGGCTCTGGAATAGGAACGATTTTAGTATCCTTAAAAGTTGACAAAATTATCATTGACTGCAGATTGTCTACCACTTCAATATTGGCAACTTTCTCAAGCATTAATTTCTGATAAGCGGGGATATCAGTGCAGACGATCTTCAAAAGAAAATCTGCCTGACCAGTGAGATGATGGCACTCCACAATCTCTGCAATGGCGGAAATGGCATCCAAAAATTTAAGAATGTTTTCACGATGCTGGGCCTTCAGCGAAACCATTACAAATGTGCTGACTCCAAGACCAACGCTTGCCGTATCAATCAGGGCATGGTAGCTTTTGATAACACCGGCAGTTTCAAGTTTTTTGACCCGCTCTAACGTTGGCGCTGGAGAAAGTCCTATTTCCTGAGCAAGTTGAGCATTGGTGATATTGGAATTAACCTGAAGCAATTCCAATATTTTCCTGTCAATAGCATCGAGCTTAATTTTCATCCGGGTGAATTTTTGCTAAAGTTAGCAAAGTGATTGATTCCAACGGCAGAAGATTTCATGTGTTGGCAAACAATAATATATGAGAAAGACACGGCTTACCGCCTTATAAAACGCATTGTTTTTTTGGACCCTGAAGTCTCCACCCTGACATAATACAATCCACCTGACACAACACTAAGATCAAGAACTGCCTGATTAAGACCCACCGTAGATAAAGTCTCACTGGCATAAATTGTTTTTCCCATGCTGTCAAAGACTGTAATGAGTGCTTTGCCCGCAGTGACAGAAACCCAGTCTACCTGAATGATCCCGTCAGATGGATTTGGATATGGATTAAAGAAATAGTCATTGCTGTTAAGATTGAGGCAACGTCTGTTGTTTTCCTGACTCACATCTTTTTCAGAAATGATGCTTGCACATAGAAAAGAGAAATCAAATTGATTGGGGGAAATCGTGAATGAAAGAGTTCGTGTTGCTGATTGTCCCGGCACAAGATTTACAACCAATGTTTCATTTACAACTGCCTTCTCTGCCAATATCAATGACACCTCAGCAGTCGTAACCGGGATATTGCTGTTGTTGACAATCGTCACGATCGCCTTTAATTTTCCAGTGGTTGGATCAGGGGTGAGTGTAAAGTCACTCATGGAAAGGTCAATGGATGGAACCAACACTTTTATTGGGATCGTTTTTACATCCGAACATCCGAGCGTGTTGGTGGCCGTAAGCTCTGCAGAATAGTCTCCTAATGAAATGAAAGTGTAAGCCGGAGAAACCTGGGTGCTGGTTGCTGTCACCTTATCATAGAACTTCCACACATAGCTTGTTGCCTGCTGTGATGTGTTGGCAAACTGCACAATCAACGGAGCCGATCCACGATCAGCGGAAGCGGTAAAATTTGCAACAGGACTTACATTGATCAATACGTTTCTTGACAAGGTGTATTTACAACCTGAAAGATGAGTGGTTGTCAACTTAACATTGTTTGATCCCGAATTGACAAAATTGTAGGAAGCCGGATTTCCCGCAATTGAGTTGCCTTCAAAATTCCAGTTCGTTCCGACAACAACATCCTGGGGAGACGTAGTAATATCTGTAAAGACTGCATTGTGATTAGCGCAAGCATTCGAGACTAAGAAATCAACATTAGGTATTGGAGCAATGGAAATCTGTTTTGTCTTAAAGCTGCTGCAGGCATTTGCACTGGTAACTGTCAATGTCGCGGAATAATTTCCAGTCGCATTAAAAGTATATGTTGGGTTGGGTGTCGTAAAGATTGAAGAGGCAATCTGCCATGATCTTGTCTGAATGCCTCCACTGGATATGTCCGTAAATTTTGTAGACTGATTGAGACAGGCAGGGCCAACCGTAAAATCTGCCACCGGACTTGCGGCAATGTTGATTCCTTTCGTCAAAGTGCCCACACAGCCCTTATCAGAAGTTGCTGTGAGACTGGCGTTATAATTTCCGGCAAGCAAATAAGTGTGATTTGGATTTTGCTGGTTGGAGATGTTCATGTCTCCAAACTGCCATGCCCATGTGGTTATGTTACTGTCAGTCAATGCCGGGGTGGTGTTTTGAAAAGGAGTTGAAGTTCCATTACATGAAAATGGAGGAAGTCCAATTGAAAAATCAGGAACAGGTTTGGTGTAGATCTTAAGAGGTTTCGTAATAACGTTCTGACAACCTGCTGCATTGCTTCCGGTAAGGGATGCCTGAAATGTCGCCGCCGTTGCGTAGGTGTGAGATGGACTTGCCGCAGTAGAGGTAGAAGCATCACCAAAATTCCATTGATATCCTGCGTCGACCCCTGAACTTAGATTCACAAAAGATACAGATGTACCCTGGCAATTATCAACCGCAGAGAAATTCACAACAGGGCCTACCAAAACAGTGGAGATATTCTTCGTAACCTCATTTTCACATCCGGGAATCAACACCTTTAATTTTATCTGTTGTGCCGATGCTGAAGCAAAGGTTGCATTGAAGTTTAACTGAGACGATAGTAGCGTCCCATTAAGTCTCCACTCCCACTGAGGATTGGATGCCGCATCAAATGTTGAAGTGTTGTTGAAAACATAATCCTGGTTAGTGCAAACCGGAGAAGCAGACGGAAGTTGAAAGTTTGCAACAGGTGGGTTGAATACTGATAAAGTCTGACTCTTAAAATTCTGGCAGCTATTGGTGCCTGTTATGGTGAGATCGACAACATAATTTCCTGCGACAGAATAGCTATGAGATGTATTGGGTTGAGTATCCGTTTGTGCATCGCCAAACTTCCATAAATAAGACGCAATAGCTCCTGATGAATTAATGGATGTAAAGTTGATGGGGTTTAATGCACAGCTGTTGGTCGAAGTGAAATTAATATCCGGAGATACCAAAGACGAAACTACTGTGCTGATCGCTTTAACAGAGTAGGCAGCAGAAGCAACATCAATTGCTTTTAATTCAATTACTTTACTTCCACTTTGGGAGTATGACGCATCCGGAGGGGTATCAGTTGTTGCAAACAGAACACTTGCGCCACAATCCTGTTCAAAGACTACACGATTAACTTTCTGATCATAAAAACTCACACCATTCAGAATTGTCTTTCCGCTCCAGCGGATAACATCAATCCCAATCATGATGGGAATTGTTGGATGACTTATCTGTACGGGTGTGTTAACAGGATTCATATCTTTCAAGTCAACCACTGTCACCAGCGCACCATTGCTTGCTACCATTGCACGATAGGAATTTCCTTCTCTGACCAGACGTATGCGGAAGGGATTTGAAAAACTTGGAAATGTATAATTTCCCTCAACGGTAGATGTCGTGCTGCTTAGTGATGATCCGAGATTAAGTTGAGTAATCTTGTTTCCGCTATAGTCAGCTAAAACTGCTTTCCAAACAGATCCGATCTGTATCACATCAAGCCCAAGTAAAAGATTCGCTGCTGGTATAGTCGATTCAAAAACATTGCCTGCTGAAACAGAATTCAAAAAAGAACTTCCAAAACTTATTCTTACAAAAGAATTGTTATCACGATTTACTGTTGTGAGGTAATATCCTGAACTATTAGAGACAAGCTTGACATCCCACATTCTTCCTGTGAGGCCGAACATTCCAACATTCGTAGCGGTAGGCGTGTTGGTGAGTGACGTTCCAAAATCCAATCTGACAAAGCCTGCATCATTATTACTAAATCCTACAAACCCAACCCAGTTGGTTCCGGCTTTAATAATATCAATGCCCTGTGGCAACTGAAGAACACTTCCGGGATTTCCAAGATTGGTAACCGATGGTAGTCCAATGGGAGAATTTCCATAATCAAGACGGATGATGGAGTGGTTGGCCTGGGAGATTGCGAAGCCATACCATGCGCCATTGTCCTGAAGTAATTTAAAACCGTATCCTCCCTGCATACTTCCAAGGGTAACGGTAACATCCTGAGATTTTATAGTAAGTGCATCATCGGCACAAAAATCCCACTCATAGCTATTGGCTCCGGTGGAGAGATTTTTAAGGCGGATATTTTGTTGCTGGCAGGCTGCTGCATCAGAAGAAAAATCAGCATTGGGCTGAGAATATGCGGATTTGCAGACCGAAATGCCAACCAACCACACCATCAATGCTACGAATCCGAATTTCCTTCTTTTCATGAAAGCGTAAAGATAGCAGTTGACGTTCGATCAGAAATTCTTCTTTTCCAGACTCGCATACAACTGACCATAGAGCTGAATACCGTAACTGAGAGAAAAGTAATTTGTTACAAGGCTTCGGGAAGGAGGCAATGAGCGTTGGGTCAGGGTTTGAATCGCCTCTTCATAATCAACTTTATTAAGTTGAGATACCAAAAGACCACCGCTGCCTTTTGACAATATCTCCCTTACATCACCCCATCCATCGTTGGTAACAAATGGAACATTCATCGCCATTAACTCTGCCATTTTTGTTGCTGAAGATCCTTTCTTGGAAAAAGATGGCTTTATAAAAAATACAGAAGCATTGGAAAGACTTAAATAAAGCGGCATCTCTTCCCTTCTGACTGAACGTGTGATAATCTCTTTTTTCCACTCCAACATGGAAAAGTCCGGAGCCTCAGAAGTCAGGATCAAAAATTTTGATGAAGCAAATTTTTCGCGGAGTGAAGAATAGAACTCCATCATTTCATCCATCAGATACCATGTGCCCAGTGAGCCCACATAACATAAAACGAAATCGGATTGCTCAATACCAAGGCTGGCTTGCAATTTCTGTTTGCTTTGAAGATCAATCTTATCCGGATTGAACAAATCTTCATCAACACAACATGGAATAATATGAATGTTCCTGTTAAGATTCCAGGAGAGAATTTCCTTTTGGGCAGCATGAGTCAACGTGATGACTGCGTCGGCATGCTTTATAAATTCCTTTTCCCACGCTTTGAACTTGTTATAAATAATTCTGTAAAGAGGATTCCTCAGGTTCCACAATCCTCCCTCTACTCTTTCATCAGCCCAGAAGCCACGCATGTCAAAGAGAAATGGAACGCCGAATTTCCTTTTAAGTCTGAGACCTACCAAGGCAGTAACATAGCTTCTGCAATGTACGAGTTGAAAGGGATTGGTCTTATGAAGTAATAACACTTTTCTCCAAAGTGTATAAACATCCTTAAGGGTAGAGAATACCGGCGGCTTCCTGTGATATTCCAGGGGTAGCCATTTGATATTGGATTCTTTTACTTGTTGGAGAACTGCATCCAGATTTTGTGAACGCTCCTTTTTCTCAAAGGATATCAAGGTTATGGAATGTCGCTTTGCAAGTCCTTTCAAATATGGCAAAACCTGAGATTGCCCAAGGGGATCTGTCATGCCGTCATACGAAAGATAAAGGACGTTCATTATTATGCCGAATGAAGAGTCAGGTATTCAATTTAAACCAACGCTGCAGAACGATCATTACCCACAGACGTTGGTAAAGATAATCCTTACCCTGATCAAATTGTCTGACTAATGATAGCACTTCATCAGCGTCGAACAAACCAGTCCCTTCAAGCACAGCCTTGTTTAAATAATCATCTATCAGATAACGAAGGTCACCCCTCAACCAGGATGTCATCGGTACACTGAAACCCCATTTGGGACGATGAATTAAATCCTGGGGTAAATAATCTGCCAGCAATTCTTTGAGAAGCCATTTCGAAACGCCCTCAGTTCTTTTCATTGATTCCGGAAGAGCAAGAGCAAATTCGATCAGCATTTTATCAAGCAGAGGGCTTCTGCATTCAAGGCCATGGTACATGGAAGCACGATCAACCTTCACCAGCAAATCATCTTTAAGGTAATATTGAAGATCAAAGCGTGCCTGTTTCTCTGCAGTTGAGATTGTTCCGCTCAAAGCGCTATCAGAATAAACAAATGGATCAAACTCATTCTTATTTTTCAGCACCTTATCGCGTATCTCATGTTGAGAAAAAAAGTACTGCTCTTGTGAGAAGATGTGACTGCGGATCGAACCAATCTCAACAGGCTCCAGAATATGGGAAATACGTTGAAGACGACTATTGGAGGTAGCGAATAAAAGCCTTGAAAGAACACTTCCAAAATTCTTAAAGAAAGGAAGCTCAAGTCTGTGCGCCCATTGATACGCTCCATATCCCTGAAACAATTCGTCGCCGCCATCACCTGTAAGCACCACCTTCACTTGCTTGCGGGCCATTTCGGATACCATCATCATAGGAATTGCTGAAGGATCGGCAAAGGGCTCGTCAAAATAGTTAAGGTAAGCAGGCAAGATCTCCATGGCTCGACGTTCTTCCATGATATACTCATGGTGATCCGTGCCAAGATGGTTTGCTACACGTCTGGCATATTCAGCCTCATCAAACTTTCGATCTTTAAAACCAATTGAAAAGGTTTTCATCTTCTGCGAACTTTGACGCGATGCCAGGGCGGTGATCAGAGATGAGTCGGTCCCACCGCTGAGAAATGATCCAATAGGAACATCCCCCACTAATCTTTTCTTTACTGCCTGATCCAGTATTTTCCTGAGGGATGCCTTTGCATTTACTGTGTCGATGTCAAGAAGGGGAATTTCCTCTCCCGTAATATTCCAGTATTTATTTACTTGAAAAGAATTATCAGCCTTTAGCCATCCAAAGTTAGCCGCGGGAAATTTATTTATGGACTTGAATATTGTGTCAGGCTCAGGAATGTAACCGAGATGGAGGAAGTGAGAAATAGAAGAGCGATTAATTGTTCCTGACCTCTCTATCAGGGGAATCTTTAGTAATGCTTTAATTTCCGAAGCAAAGGCAAAAAAGGAATCTGACTTAAAATAGAAGAGTGGCTTCTTTCCCATCCTATCACGAAGCAAGAATAGCTGGTGATCCTGATGATCATAGATAGCAAATGAAAACATGCCATCCAGATACTTTGCAATTCCGGCTCCGTAAATTTCAAATGCTTCGACTATAACCTCTGTATCAGAATTTGTTTTGAAAATCAGGCCATGATCCTGTATTAACTTATCACGGAGCTGCTTATAGTTATAGATCTCTCCATTATAAACAATCACATACCTACCGGAGCTTGAATAAAATGGTTGATTTGCCTGTTCAGTTAAATCAATAATACTCAGTCGTGTATGACCTAGTAGAACATTGGCTGAAGGATTGATGAATGTACCTTCCGCGTCAGGGCCACGTTGACGAAGAGTGCTCACCATGCCCTCAATAGAAGAAGCATCAATAGCCGTATTGGAAAATATTCCTGCGATTCCGCACATGTGTTAACGTGTTCCTTTTACAACGGCTACCTGATTCACTCCATCATAGGTTACCATCTGACCTGAAACATTGACCAATCCAAATTCTTTAAACCACT includes these proteins:
- a CDS encoding PKD domain-containing protein; this translates as MKRRKFGFVALMVWLVGISVCKSAYSQPNADFSSDAAACQQQNIRLKNLSTGANSYEWDFCADDALTIKSQDVTVTLGSMQGGYGFKLLQDNGAWYGFAISQANHSIIRLDYGNSPIGLPSVTNLGNPGSVLQLPQGIDIIKAGTNWVGFVGFSNNDAGFVRLDFGTSLTNTPTATNVGMFGLTGRMWDVKLVSNSSGYYLTTVNRDNNSFVRISFGSSFLNSVSAGNVFESTIPAANLLLGLDVIQIGSVWKAVLADYSGNKITQLNLGSSLSSTTSTVEGNYTFPSFSNPFRIRLVREGNSYRAMVASNGALVTVVDLKDMNPVNTPVQISHPTIPIMIGIDVIRWSGKTILNGVSFYDQKVNRVVFEQDCGASVLFATTDTPPDASYSQSGSKVIELKAIDVASAAYSVKAISTVVSSLVSPDINFTSTNSCALNPINFTSINSSGAIASYLWKFGDAQTDTQPNTSHSYSVAGNYVVDLTITGTNSCQNFKSQTLSVFNPPVANFQLPSASPVCTNQDYVFNNTSTFDAASNPQWEWRLNGTLLSSQLNFNATFASASAQQIKLKVLIPGCENEVTKNISTVLVGPVVNFSAVDNCQGTSVSFVNLSSGVDAGYQWNFGDASTSTAASPSHTYATAATFQASLTGSNAAGCQNVITKPLKIYTKPVPDFSIGLPPFSCNGTSTPFQNTTPALTDSNITTWAWQFGDMNISNQQNPNHTYLLAGNYNASLTATSDKGCVGTLTKGINIAASPVADFTVGPACLNQSTKFTDISSGGIQTRSWQIASSIFTTPNPTYTFNATGNYSATLTVTSANACSSFKTKQISIAPIPNVDFLVSNACANHNAVFTDITTSPQDVVVGTNWNFEGNSIAGNPASYNFVNSGSNNVKLTTTHLSGCKYTLSRNVLINVSPVANFTASADRGSAPLIVQFANTSQQATSYVWKFYDKVTATSTQVSPAYTFISLGDYSAELTATNTLGCSDVKTIPIKVLVPSIDLSMSDFTLTPDPTTGKLKAIVTIVNNSNIPVTTAEVSLILAEKAVVNETLVVNLVPGQSATRTLSFTISPNQFDFSFLCASIISEKDVSQENNRRCLNLNSNDYFFNPYPNPSDGIIQVDWVSVTAGKALITVFDSMGKTIYASETLSTVGLNQAVLDLSVVSGGLYYVRVETSGSKKTMRFIRR
- a CDS encoding glycosyltransferase, producing MNVLYLSYDGMTDPLGQSQVLPYLKGLAKRHSITLISFEKKERSQNLDAVLQQVKESNIKWLPLEYHRKPPVFSTLKDVYTLWRKVLLLHKTNPFQLVHCRSYVTALVGLRLKRKFGVPFLFDMRGFWADERVEGGLWNLRNPLYRIIYNKFKAWEKEFIKHADAVITLTHAAQKEILSWNLNRNIHIIPCCVDEDLFNPDKIDLQSKQKLQASLGIEQSDFVLCYVGSLGTWYLMDEMMEFYSSLREKFASSKFLILTSEAPDFSMLEWKKEIITRSVRREEMPLYLSLSNASVFFIKPSFSKKGSSATKMAELMAMNVPFVTNDGWGDVREILSKGSGGLLVSQLNKVDYEEAIQTLTQRSLPPSRSLVTNYFSLSYGIQLYGQLYASLEKKNF
- the asnB gene encoding asparagine synthase (glutamine-hydrolyzing), giving the protein MCGIAGIFSNTAIDASSIEGMVSTLRQRGPDAEGTFINPSANVLLGHTRLSIIDLTEQANQPFYSSSGRYVIVYNGEIYNYKQLRDKLIQDHGLIFKTNSDTEVIVEAFEIYGAGIAKYLDGMFSFAIYDHQDHQLFLLRDRMGKKPLFYFKSDSFFAFASEIKALLKIPLIERSGTINRSSISHFLHLGYIPEPDTIFKSINKFPAANFGWLKADNSFQVNKYWNITGEEIPLLDIDTVNAKASLRKILDQAVKKRLVGDVPIGSFLSGGTDSSLITALASRQSSQKMKTFSIGFKDRKFDEAEYARRVANHLGTDHHEYIMEERRAMEILPAYLNYFDEPFADPSAIPMMMVSEMARKQVKVVLTGDGGDELFQGYGAYQWAHRLELPFFKNFGSVLSRLLFATSNSRLQRISHILEPVEIGSIRSHIFSQEQYFFSQHEIRDKVLKNKNEFDPFVYSDSALSGTISTAEKQARFDLQYYLKDDLLVKVDRASMYHGLECRSPLLDKMLIEFALALPESMKRTEGVSKWLLKELLADYLPQDLIHRPKWGFSVPMTSWLRGDLRYLIDDYLNKAVLEGTGLFDADEVLSLVRQFDQGKDYLYQRLWVMIVLQRWFKLNT